In the genome of Bacteroidales bacterium, one region contains:
- the mazG gene encoding nucleoside triphosphate pyrophosphohydrolase — protein MDKRISEFQRLLDIMDELRAKCPWDKEQTFESLRHLTIEETYELSDAILEKDLDEIRKELGDLMLHIVFYAKLGEESGKFDISGVLEGINEKLIRRHPHIFGDVKVENATDVKDNWERIKLEEGRTSVLEGVPMSLPAMVKAYRIQDKARGVGFDWDNVGQVWAKVEEEIGELKYELANENTPERREDEFGDLLFALINYSRFIDVNPETALERTNRKFIRRFKYLEIEAAKMGKKLHDMTLSEMDEIWNKAKELE, from the coding sequence ATGGATAAAAGAATCAGTGAATTTCAGCGCTTGCTGGATATAATGGATGAACTCAGGGCAAAATGTCCATGGGATAAGGAACAGACTTTCGAGAGCTTACGGCATCTGACTATAGAAGAGACTTATGAGTTATCTGATGCAATCCTGGAGAAAGACCTGGATGAAATCAGGAAGGAATTGGGAGACCTGATGCTTCATATTGTTTTCTATGCTAAGCTGGGTGAAGAATCTGGTAAGTTTGATATTTCAGGGGTACTGGAAGGAATCAATGAAAAATTGATCCGCCGTCATCCGCATATCTTTGGTGATGTAAAAGTTGAGAATGCCACCGATGTAAAGGACAATTGGGAGAGGATCAAGCTGGAAGAAGGGCGGACTTCAGTATTGGAGGGAGTGCCTATGTCGTTGCCTGCCATGGTGAAGGCCTACAGGATACAGGATAAGGCCAGAGGTGTCGGTTTCGACTGGGACAATGTTGGGCAGGTATGGGCAAAGGTAGAAGAAGAGATTGGTGAGTTAAAATATGAATTAGCCAACGAGAACACCCCCGAAAGGAGGGAAGATGAATTTGGAGACCTATTGTTTGCACTTATCAATTATTCCCGATTCATTGATGTGAACCCTGAAACGGCCCTGGAAAGGACTAACCGGAAATTCATCCGAAGATTTAAATACCTGGAAATAGAAGCCGCAAAAATGGGTAAGAAACTTCATGATATGACATTATCTGAGATGGATGAGATCTGGAATAAGGCAAAGGAACTGGAATAG
- a CDS encoding phosphatase PAP2 family protein, with product MKYTWFLILLCLWKATPVHSQDYPYPRLNGSFIISGFRDSRDLMLSPIHWKGKQWIGLGVVAGAGFLTYSNDRVIRDFFQSHQDKTTTDIARYGLEPWGSGIYSVPFLGGMYLIGRISANDRTSATALTAGKAAVITSVLVQVTKQLTHRHRPFQDDPASPNNWDGPISDWHYNSFPSGHSAFTFAIASVIASEYKSTTWVPVLCYSIATATALSRIYQDRHWASDVLIGSAVGYFSGHFLWKLNRKINVIPVGGKSVVGVSVSIPICN from the coding sequence TTGAAATACACCTGGTTCCTGATTCTTCTTTGTTTATGGAAAGCCACTCCTGTCCATTCACAGGATTATCCTTATCCAAGACTTAATGGATCCTTTATCATTTCAGGATTCCGGGATAGCAGGGATCTTATGCTTTCTCCAATTCACTGGAAAGGAAAGCAATGGATAGGTTTAGGTGTAGTTGCAGGTGCAGGTTTTCTTACTTACTCAAATGATCGTGTCATCAGGGATTTTTTCCAATCACATCAGGACAAAACAACAACAGATATTGCCCGGTATGGTTTAGAGCCCTGGGGTTCAGGGATTTATTCAGTCCCTTTCCTGGGTGGGATGTACCTTATCGGCAGGATCTCTGCAAATGATCGTACTTCAGCAACCGCATTAACTGCAGGGAAAGCAGCAGTGATCACATCAGTTTTGGTGCAAGTGACCAAACAACTGACACACCGGCATCGTCCTTTCCAGGATGATCCTGCATCGCCCAATAACTGGGATGGACCTATCAGCGACTGGCATTATAATAGTTTTCCTTCAGGACATTCTGCCTTCACATTTGCGATTGCTTCTGTTATCGCATCTGAATATAAAAGCACAACCTGGGTTCCTGTGTTGTGTTATTCCATTGCAACGGCAACAGCGTTGTCAAGGATTTACCAGGACCGGCATTGGGCTTCGGATGTACTTATTGGATCAGCGGTCGGTTATTTCAGTGGCCATTTTCTGTGGAAGTTGAATAGGAAGATCAATGTAATTCCGGTGGGTGGAAAGTCGGTAGTTGGAGTTTCCGTATCAATACCCATTTGTAATTGA